In a single window of the Hyalangium gracile genome:
- a CDS encoding class I SAM-dependent methyltransferase: MTVRLARLWLCALLVTTVACRSESGKAPTTQPPVELHGVGGVEGVNPTYDRSRQPAKFVAELKIAPGQRIADVGAGLGYFTVRLSDAVGPTGQVVATDINDEVLSRLRARVSDRKNVVVRKVPPDDPGLEEGTYDLIILSEVDHFLADRVAYLTKLRSALAPNGRLAVTHVRAMRPPLVAAAQSAGYAVVSEYDGLPDHYLLFLQPSFSQ; encoded by the coding sequence GTGACCGTTCGTCTCGCTCGGCTGTGGCTCTGTGCCCTGCTGGTCACCACCGTCGCCTGTCGCTCCGAGAGCGGGAAGGCCCCCACGACACAGCCGCCCGTCGAGCTGCATGGGGTGGGCGGCGTCGAGGGAGTGAACCCCACCTATGACCGCTCCCGTCAGCCGGCGAAGTTCGTCGCCGAGCTGAAGATCGCTCCGGGACAGCGCATCGCCGATGTCGGAGCCGGGCTCGGCTACTTCACGGTCCGACTCTCGGACGCGGTCGGCCCGACAGGGCAGGTAGTCGCCACCGACATCAACGACGAGGTCCTCTCGAGGCTCCGCGCGCGTGTGTCCGATCGGAAGAACGTCGTGGTGCGGAAGGTGCCGCCGGACGACCCTGGCCTCGAGGAGGGCACGTACGATCTCATCATCCTCTCCGAGGTGGACCACTTCCTCGCGGACCGGGTGGCCTACCTCACGAAGCTGCGCTCCGCGCTCGCTCCGAATGGCCGCCTCGCGGTGACGCACGTCCGCGCCATGCGTCCGCCGCTCGTCGCCGCGGCCCAGTCCGCGGGCTACGCCGTCGTCTCCGAGTACGACGGCCTGCCGGACCACTACCTGCTCTTCCTGCAGCCTTCGTTCAGTCAGTGA
- a CDS encoding sigma 54-interacting transcriptional regulator produces the protein MEKDPSTLQPSGLTSGKGSEEERIPGLLQLMSAGSVRVATLPLQGRELELGRGHAELGEAQDPRMSRRHARIHFDGRRWQVTDLGSQNGTFVDGERLTPQTPREAQRVIRMGDSLFVPSADVGPVKKRGVVLVDGFVRGPALQGLLDEVTRAAQLGFSLHIHGESGAGKEGVARTFHQHGPQREGPFIAVNCAAIPQGVAERLLFGSRKGAFSGADDAEGYLQAAHGGTLFLDEVVELELAVQAKLLRVLETREVLPLGSARSRKVDIRVCSASNKNLRGLVAEGKLREDLYFRIGRPEVMLPPLRQRPEELPLLLQQAVQQVASGPGLHVSLLEACLLRPWPGNVRELFVEIRTAAQAALMQGAQRIEARHLSPSAGTAFGPSTPLQVTNEKVPPVVPEAPSRASPLDAAERARIEEALRQHGGNVAATARALGMHRTQLRRLLERHAIVAPTGGEDDQ, from the coding sequence ATGGAAAAGGATCCGTCGACCCTGCAGCCCAGCGGACTGACGTCCGGCAAGGGCTCGGAGGAGGAGCGCATCCCGGGCCTGCTGCAGCTCATGTCCGCGGGCAGCGTCAGGGTGGCGACGCTGCCGCTGCAAGGCCGTGAGCTGGAGCTGGGGCGAGGCCATGCCGAGCTCGGCGAGGCGCAGGACCCGCGGATGTCGCGCCGTCACGCGCGCATCCACTTCGACGGGCGGCGCTGGCAGGTCACCGACCTGGGGAGCCAGAACGGCACCTTCGTGGATGGAGAGCGGCTGACTCCCCAGACGCCGCGCGAGGCCCAGCGCGTCATCCGCATGGGGGACTCGCTCTTCGTGCCCTCCGCGGACGTGGGTCCGGTGAAGAAGCGAGGTGTCGTGCTCGTGGACGGCTTCGTGCGCGGCCCGGCGCTCCAGGGGCTCCTGGACGAGGTGACGCGCGCGGCGCAGCTCGGGTTCTCGCTGCACATCCATGGCGAGAGCGGCGCGGGCAAGGAGGGCGTGGCGCGCACGTTCCACCAGCACGGCCCCCAGCGCGAAGGGCCCTTCATCGCGGTCAACTGCGCGGCCATTCCCCAGGGCGTCGCCGAGCGGCTCCTGTTCGGCTCCAGGAAGGGCGCCTTCTCCGGGGCGGATGACGCGGAGGGGTATCTCCAGGCGGCCCATGGCGGCACGCTGTTCCTCGACGAGGTGGTGGAGCTGGAGCTGGCCGTGCAGGCCAAGCTGCTGCGCGTCCTGGAGACGCGCGAGGTGCTCCCCCTGGGCAGCGCCAGGTCCCGGAAGGTGGACATCCGGGTGTGCTCGGCCAGCAACAAGAACCTGCGCGGGCTGGTGGCCGAGGGAAAGCTGCGTGAGGACCTGTACTTCCGCATCGGCCGTCCGGAGGTGATGCTGCCGCCGCTGCGCCAGCGCCCCGAGGAGCTCCCCCTGCTCCTCCAGCAGGCCGTCCAGCAGGTCGCCTCCGGGCCCGGGCTGCATGTCTCGCTGCTCGAGGCCTGTCTGCTGCGGCCCTGGCCGGGCAACGTCCGGGAGCTGTTCGTGGAGATCCGCACCGCCGCCCAGGCGGCGCTCATGCAGGGCGCCCAGCGCATCGAGGCGCGCCACCTGAGCCCCAGCGCGGGCACGGCGTTCGGGCCCTCCACGCCGCTCCAGGTGACAAACGAGAAGGTGCCCCCGGTGGTCCCGGAGGCACCCTCTCGAGCCAGCCCCCTCGATGCCGCCGAGCGGGCTCGCATCGAGGAGGCGCTGCGACAGCACGGCGGCAACGTGGCGGCCACCGCTCGCG